A part of Carettochelys insculpta isolate YL-2023 chromosome 1, ASM3395843v1, whole genome shotgun sequence genomic DNA contains:
- the LOC142021256 gene encoding uncharacterized protein LOC142021256 — MLRLWIMGLALLGVPVMAVTQLPGNAQCPVNCSCFFSQWFVQCANASLVSRPLGIPSATVELDLQHNQFSTLSAGFFPELPEVSTISLGSCGIRQVEPGAFIGVKNLFHLHLENNLLEQLPEGIFENLTNLIFLHLEHNQIANLLPGTFSSLKQLSVLDLSNNLLLELSDQALQGLPLLRRLYLSGNRISNMSSKALPGNLRALRLDWNQLVSVPAAVRASPMLATLQLSGNPIRKLTSLSFGRRLRSLSQLYLDSLALEQVTALAFTRLRRLELLSLRNNSLESLPSLSSLKSLSRLYLTGNRWRCDCSLIWLRTWQKRVLRKERSPVMCSSPQALQGRLLVNLELQKLTCPPYGMDSTTLSLPENTNTPMATAPSRDKPLARISTTAATTTSAALITTRSSASSTTFHHHVLERWDPCLADHISRVSIRTKGATSLVVSWSFSGDHDQFEVRYTAGRDEQVLRVMGRLAEVTLHDLRPGTEYRVCVIPQNENLLECQIPGTGQCSAEHTASLPSSAQPVHNQLGHSHSAVGIGVAAALLTLVALALVVTYRLRTRPIQFQRYYDEDGSLPHRRSSNRAKLPMHSVDQDMEDEHRQSHMTAASHCPEKVNCTVSTPPRSTSTPTYIAL, encoded by the exons ATGTTGAGGCTCTGGATCATGGGCCTCGCTCTGCTGGGGGTTCCAGTCATGGCTGTCACACAGCTCCCAGGCAATGCCCAGTGCCCGGTGAACTGCTCCTGCTTCTTCTCCCAGTGGTTTGTCCAGTGCGCCAATGCCAGCTTAGTCTCTCGTCCCCTGGGCATTCCCAGTGCCACAGTGGAGCTTGACCTGCAGCACAACCAGTTCAGCACCCTCTCAGCAGGCTTCTTCCCAGAGCTGCCGGAGGTCAGCACCATTTCCCTTGGCAGCTGTGGCATCCGCCAGGTGGAGCCAGGAGCTTTTATAGGGGTGAAGAATCTGTTCCACCTCCACCTGGAGAACAACCTcctggagcagctcccagaggGGATCTTTGAGAACCTGACAAATCTGATCTTCCTGCACCTGGAGCACAACCAGATTGCCAACCTCCTGCCAG GTACGTTCTCTTCCCTGAAGCAGCTCAGCGTCCTGGACCTGAGTAACAACCTGCTGCTGGAGCTCTCTGACCAAGCCCTTCAGGGCCTCCCGCTGCTGCGCCGGCTCTACCTGAGCGGCAACCGTATTAGCAACATGTCCAGCAAAGCCCTCCCTGGCAACCTGCGGGCCCTCCGCCTAGACTGGAACCAGCTGGTGAGCGTGCCTGCAGCCGTCCGTGCCTCGCCCATGCTGGCCACTCTGCAGCTGAGCGGTAACCCCATCCGGAAGCTGACCTCTCTCTCCTTTGGGAGGAGGCTTCGCTCCCTGAGCCAGCTGTACCTGGAcagcctggccctggagcaggtcaCTGCCTTAGCTTTCACCAGGCTCCgccggctggagctgctgagcctgAGAAACAACAGCCTGGAGTCGCTCCCGTCTCTCTCCTCCCTGAAGTCGCTCTCCAGGCTGTATCTGACAGGGAACAGGTGGCGATGTGACTGCAGCCTGATCTGGCTCCGCACCTGGCAGAAGCGCGTGCTCCGGAAAGAACGCAGCCCCGTGATGTGCAGCTCCCCCCAGGCACTGCAGGGACGGCTCCTGGTAAACCTCGAG TTACAGAAGTTGACTTGTCCACCTTACGGGATGGACTCCACCACCCTCAGCCTCCCCGAAAACACAAATACACCCATGGCCACTGCTCCATCCAGAGACAAACCTCTTGCAAGGATTAGTACTACGGCTGCCACCACGACCTCCGCCGCCCTAATCACCACGAGGAGCAGTGCGAGCTCCACCACCTTCCATCACCATGTGCTGGAGAGGTGGGACCCGTGCTTGGCTGATCACATCAGCAGGGTCAGCATCAGAACCAAGGGAGCCACGTCCCTCGTGGTTAGCTGGTCATTCTCTGGTGACCACGACCAGTTTGAGGTGCGGTACACGGCTGGCCGGGATGAGCAGGTGCTGCGGgtgatggggaggctggctgaggTGACACTCCACGATCTCCGGCCCGGGACCGAGTACAGAGTCTGCGTCATCCCCCAGAATGAGAATCTGCTGGAGTGCCAGATCCCTGGCACCGGGCAGTGCTCAGCAGAGCACACCGCCAGCCTTCCAAGCAGCGCACAACCTGTGCACAACCAGCTCGGCCACAGTCACTCGGCCGTAGGCATTGGGGTCGCTGCCGCTCTCCTCACGCTGGTGGCCCTGGCCCTGGTTGTCACTTACAGACTGCGGACACGGCCGATCCAATTCCAGCGCTACTATGACGAAGACGGGTCACTCCCCCATCGCAGGAGCAGCAACCGAGCCAAGCTGCCCATGCACTCAGTCGACCAAGACATGGAAGATGAGCACAGGCAGAGTCATATGACAGCTGCCAGCCACTGTCCAGAGAAGGTCAACTGTACCGTGTCTACCCCACCTAGGAGCACGTCCACACCCACCTACATAGCACTGTGA